One segment of Leguminivora glycinivorella isolate SPB_JAAS2020 chromosome 12, LegGlyc_1.1, whole genome shotgun sequence DNA contains the following:
- the LOC125231961 gene encoding LOW QUALITY PROTEIN: uncharacterized Golgi apparatus membrane protein-like protein CG5021 (The sequence of the model RefSeq protein was modified relative to this genomic sequence to represent the inferred CDS: inserted 1 base in 1 codon), with the protein MSLLILQPGVPQVPLLDDDTLAFGXEDNAGKKFIHPYIVFFHLVFRCSAIVVYILCGWFSDSFIASFVLVILLLSADFWSVKNIPGRLLVGLRWWNYVDDDGKSHWVFESKQNRVNRNESRLFWLGLILCPLVWSGFFLMCLFTLKFKWMLLVLIALTLSGANLYGYIKCKFGAKENLQSATTDFVKKQILQNATSFMFSQPSPPNAAGGNVTGVV; encoded by the exons ATGTCGCTACTTATATTACAGCCAGGTGTGCCGCAGGTTCCGCTGCTGGATGACGACACGCTCGCGTTCG AAGAGGACAATGCGGGGAAGAAATTTAT CCACCCATACATCGTGTTCTTCCACCTGGTGTTCCGGTGCTCAGCCATCGTGGTGTACATCCTCTGCGGGTGGTTCTCCGACTCCTTCATAGCCTCCTTCGTGCTGGTGATCCTGCTACTGTCCGCTGACTTCTGGAGCGTCAAAA acatTCCAGGTCGCCTCCTCGTAGGTCTGAGATGGTGGAACTATGTGGATGACGATGGGAAATCGCACTGGGTCTTCGAATCCAAGCAG AATCGTGTGAACCGCAACGAGAGCAGACTGTTCTGGCTTGGACTGAttctttgcccccttgtgtgGAGCGGCTTCTTCCTTATGTGTCTCTTCACGCTCAAGTTCAAATGGATG CTCCTCGTCCTAATTGCCCTAACGCTCAGTGGTGCCAACCTCTACGGCTACATCAAATGCAAGTTCGGGGCCAAAGAAAACCTGCAATCAGCCACGACAGACTTCGTCAAGAAACAGATTCTTCAGAACGCTACTTCGTTCATGTTCTCACAGCCTTCACCCCCTAACGCGGCGGGGGGGAATGTTACTGGTGTAGTTTAA